In the genome of Candidatus Eisenbacteria bacterium, the window TCGAGACCCCGCCTTCGTCGTGGAAGTCGCCTCTCGATGCGTTCCAGGCCATCTACGCGCACGAGCAGAAGGTCACCGCCGGGATTCACAAGCTCCTCGACCTCGCGGCGAAGGAAGGGGATCACCCCGCGCACGCCTTCCTCCAGTGGTTCGTCGCCGAGCAGGTCGAGGAGGAAGCGTCGGCGGACGAGGTCGTCCAGAAGCTGAAGATGATCGGCGACATGGTTCCCGGGA includes:
- a CDS encoding ferritin codes for the protein MLKKSMEKALNKQMNDEFASAYLYLSMASYFENRNLKGFGHWMHAQTKEETEHGMKFFHFILDRGGKPILDAIETPPSSWKSPLDAFQAIYAHEQKVTAGIHKLLDLAAKEGDHPAHAFLQWFVAEQVEEEASADEVVQKLKMIGDMVPG